The Corynebacterium halotolerans YIM 70093 = DSM 44683 region CCGGTGCGAGTTCACGCACGAGGGCGGGTCCGGCGGGCATCACCACGAGATTGACAGTCACGCACCCCACCCTAGTCCCACCGGGATCCGCCTCTGTCAGAGTGGACCGTCCGACGACCCGCGCGTAACACTGACAGTCACGGAAGCCGCGCGGTATGTTGAATACACACATCGCGCCCGGGTCTGCCCGTCAGGCCCGGGCGGGGTACCTCGCGTCAGAGCGGTACCCACGTTTTCAGCGGTCCGTGGCGCACGGGCCCCCGGCAGCCGTGTCGCGCGGCGCAACGACAGAACAGGACGAGCCATCATGACCACTCCCTCGACGCCCTCCCCGAACCCCGGCTCCATGCCGAAGTCGGGACCGCGTCCGACTCCGGGCACCATGCCGAAGCCGGGCCCCCGTCCGGGTGCACAGACCGGCTCCCGCCCCACCCCGTCGCCCGTGCCGAAGACCGTGCCGGTGCCCAGTCCGCCGAAGAACAACCCCGCTGAGTGGGGCCGGGTCGCCGAGGACGGCACCGTGTTCGTCAGGACCGCCGACGGTGAACGGGAGATCGGCTCCTGGCAGGCGGGCACCCCCGCCGAGGGCCTGGCCCACTACGGCGCGCGCTTCGACGACCTCGCCACCGAGGTCGAGCTGCTCGAGTCCCGCCTGACCGCCCATCCGGACGACGCGGCGTCGATCAAGGAGACCGCCCGCGGGCTGCGCGAGACGCTGCCGACGGCCGCCGTGATCGGCGACCTGGGCGCACTCGACCGGCGGCTGGGCACCATCATGGAGCACTCCGACGTCGCCGGGGAGCAGGCGAAGGCCGACAAGGCCCGCCGCCGCACCGAGGCCATCGCCGCCAAGGAGAAACTCGCCGCCGAGGCGGAGGACATCGCCGAGAACTCCACCGAGTGGAAGGTCGCCGGCGACCGCCTGCGGGCCATCCTCGACGAGTGGAAGACCATCCGCGGCATCGACCGCAGGACCGACGACGCGCTGTGGAAGCGCTACTCGCGCGCCCGCGATTCCTTCCACCGCCGCCGCGGCTCCCACTTCGCCGAGCTCGACCGCGGCCGCGCCGCCGCCCGCCGGAAGAAGGAAGAGCTCGTCGAGCGCGCCCGTGGCCTGCAGAACTCCACCGAGTGGAACGAGACGGCGCGCGCCTACCGCGATCTGATGACCGAGTGGAAGGCCGCCGGTCGCGCCCCGCGCGACGTCGACGACAAGCTCTGGGAGGCCTTCCGCGCCGCCCAGGACCACTTCTTCACCGCCCGCAACGCCGTCAACGCCGAGCGCGACAAGGAGTTCACCGCCAACGCGGAGGCCAAGGACGCGCTCATCGCGGAGTACGACCCCCAGATCGATCCGGCCAAGGATCTCGACGTCGCCCGCGCCAAGCTGCGCGAGCTGCAGGAGAAGTGGGACGAGATCGGCTACGTCCCGCGCGGCCGGGTCTCCGAGTACGAGGCCAGGATCGGCGCACTGGAAAAGCGTGTCTCCGAGGCCGAGGAGTCCCAGTGGCGCCGCACCGACCCGGAGGCGCAGGCCCGTGCGGCCCAGTTCACCGCCAAGGTCGACGAGTTCACCGCCCAGGCCGATGCCGCCGCGGCGAAGGGCAACACGAAGAAGGCCGAGCAGCTGCGCGCCCAGGCCGCCCAGTGGCGCGAGTGGGCCGAGACCGCTGTCAACGCGGTCGAGGACCGGTAGTTGGCCCGCTTCCTCCAGCTCGACCGGCCGCCGGCGGTGGCCACCGGTGAGAAGATCCCGCCGGTTCCCGCCGACGCCGTGCGCACCTTCGTCTTCACCGCCAATCTCGCCGCCCAGGAGTCCAGCGGGGACACCGCCTCCTCGGTCTCGGTGGAGCGGGTGCTCCACCGCCTGCAGGGTTCCAGCGAGTCGGACGCCGTGCTGCTCACGCTCGTCGACGACGCGGTGGCTCCGCTGCCGGCAACTGCCGGAGTCTCGGATCTGGGCTATCCCCTCCTGCCGTCGGTGGCCGGTGATTCCACCCGGGAGGCGGAGACGGGGCCGGCGGAGTTCCTCGGCTTCGTACACCTGAGCCTGCCGCTGCTCGAGGACCGCCACGTCATCGAGTTCGAGTGCGTGCTCGACGTGGGTCTGCTGCCCATCCCGGGCGAGGAGCTCTCCGGGGAGGGCCGGGAGGTCTACGGTCGCCTGCTCGACGAGGTGGAGGCCGTGGCCCGGCAGCTGGGGCGCACCACCCTGCAGGTGTGGCTGATGCACCCGGCCGGGGAACAGCCCGGCGCCGGTCCCCTCGCCCGGGAGCTGGCCGCCCGCGGCTTCATCCTGGGCCTGGCCGAGATCCAGGGGGTCCTCGAACTGCCCGTCCCCGCCCCGGACGAGACCCCGCTGCCCGAGGGTGTCACCTGCACCGTGGTCCACGGCTACGAGGTTCCCGGGGAGCTGACCGACGGGGTGCTCGAGCTGATGACCGCGGCGTCCACCGACATCCCCCACGGTGGTCTCGACGCCGAACGCGCGGTCTGGACGCGGGAGCGCCTGCGGCAGGCCGCGGTCCGGTTGCGCGGCCGTGGGACGGAGAATCTGATGGTGGTGCTCCACGGCGTGGGCGGAGTGCTGGCGCTGACCGAGTTCTCCCGCCACCCCGGATCCGATCCCGCGGTGGCGGAGCAGGGCGTGACCATTGTGGCGCCCCGGGCCCGGGGTCGGGGCCTGGGGCGGGCGGTCAAGGTCGTGGGCCTGGAGCGGCTACGTTCCGCGATGCCGCGGGTGGAGCGGGTCTACACGTCGAACGCGTTGGCCAACACGGGCATGCGGGCCGTCAACGCCGACCTGGGGGTCCGGCCGATCAGTGTCAGCTCGGCCTGGCAGAAGGTGACGGCCCGGTGACGGTTCAGTCGGTGTCCTGATCGCCGGTGTCGGCGGGGCGGTGCCGCTCGGCGGCGCGGCGGCGGCGGTCGTCGATGAACAGCGGGTTGTCCTCGTAGGAGGTGTTCTGCCTGGTCACCATCGCCGCGCGCTGGGCGAAGCCGACCTCGTCGAGGTTCTCGTTCTGCGCCCGCTCCTGGGCGATGCGCTTCTGCTCCGGGTCCCGGCGCAGCGCCACCATGCTGTAGGCCGCCACCGCCAGGACGACGGCGACGATGCTCAACCACATGCCGATGCCCGTGGCCGCATCCTCCTCGCCGGCGGGCCGGGTCTGGCGCAGCCACAGGGCGAAGACGGTGTAGAACAGTCCGACGGTGCTGAACATCCAGGCGAGCAACCCGAAGACCGTGCGCCTGGTGATCAGCGTCAGCGTGGTGAGCAGTCCGATGCCCAGGAAGATCAGGATCGAGTAGATGTACTCGGTGAGTTTGATCCCCGCCTCCTCCGCCGCCGGCAGCTGGAGGAGCACCTGGATGCCGAGGACGCTGCCGGCGTGCGGGAGCAGCAGGTAGGCGATGTAGAGCACCAGCGCCGCCAGCAGGGTCCAGCGGTGGCCGCCCAGGCTCATCGTGCGGGCGGCACGCTTCTCCTCCTGTGCCAGATCACGGCTGGAATCCGCTGCCTGACGAATGTCGTCCCGGGACGGGTTGTTCTCGCTCACTGGGGGCGTCTCTCCTTTTTCGCTGCGGCCGACGGCGCGGGCGTCGTCTGACCACCATCCTAGTCGGGGCCGGTGGTGGTCAGTGCACCCCGCACGCGCTCTCGGGCTGCGGGGTCGACGCCGGGGCGCCGATCGTCGGCAGGCCGAGGCCGACGCCGATGGGGGCGGTCGTCGGCACGCGGCCGGCGGCCGACATGTCACCGGCCCTCGTGCGGCGGTGCGTGAGGACACCGGCGTCGGCGATGAGGAAGTGCGGGGCAGAATCGGTGACGGTGGCGGTGACGACGTCGCCGGGACGGATCTCCCCGTCAAGCTCACCCTCCGGGGTGAAGTGGACCAGGCGGCCGTCGCGGGCGCGGCCCGTCATGCGGTTGGTCTTCCCGTTCTTCCTGCCGCCGCCAGCCTGGACCAGCAGCTCGACCTCGGTGCCGACGAGCTTCCCGTTCTCCTCGGCACTGACGCGCTCCTGGAGGGCGATGAGCCGCTCGAAGCGCTCCTGGACGACCTCCTTGGGGACCTGCTCCGCGTACCCGGCGGCCGGGGTGCCCGGGCGCGGGGAATACTGGAAGGTGAAGGCGGAGGCGAAGCGGGCCCGCTCGACGACGTCGAGGGTGGCCTGGAAGTCCTCCTCGGTCTCGCCGGGGAAACCGACGATGAGGTCGGTGGTGATGGATGCGTGCGGAAGCTTGGCACGGACCTCGTCGAGGATGGCCAGGAACTTCTTCGAGCGGTAGGAACGGCGCATCTCCTTGAGCACCTTGTCCGAGCCGGACTGCAGCGGCATGTGCAGCTGCGGGCAGATGTTCGGGGTCTCGGCCATGGCGTCGATGACGTCGGAGGTGAACTCGGCCGGGTGCGGGGAGGTGAACCGCAGCCGCTCGAGCCCCTCAATTTCGCCGCAGGCACGCAGCAGTTTGGAGAAGGCCGAGCGGTCGCGCTCGATGTCCGGGTCGGCGAAGTTCACACCGTAGGCGTTGACGTTCTGCCCCAGCAGGGTCACCTCGCTGACGCCCTGATCGACGAGCGCCTGCACCTCGGCGAGGATGTCACCCGGCCGACGGTCGATCTCCTTGCCGCGCAGGGAGGGGACGATGCAGAAGGTGCAGGTGTTGTTGCAGCCCACGGAGATGGAGACCCAGCCGGCGTAGGCCGACTCGCGCTTGGCGGGCAGCACCGAGGGAAACTGCTCGAGAGACTCGACGATCTCGACCTGGGCCTCGTCATTGTGGCGGGCACGCTCCAGCAGGGCCGGCAGCGAGCCGATGTTGTGGGTGCCGAAGACGGCGTCGACCCACGGGGCCTTGGCGAGGACGGTGTCGCGGTCCTTCTGCGCCAGGCAGCCGCCGACGGCGATCTGCATGCCCGGGTGGTTGTCCTTGGTGTGCTTGAGATTGCCGAGGGTGCCGTAGAGCTTCATGTCGGCGTTCTCGCGCACCGCGCAGGTGTTGAAGACGACCAGATCCGGCTCGACTCCCTCGCCCGCGGATTCCGCGGAGATGTAGCCGGCCTCCTCGAGCAGGCCGGACAGCCGCTCGGAGTCGTGGACGTTCATCTGGCACCCGAAGGTGCGGACCTCGTAGGTCCGGGGCCCCTCGTCTGGGTTGGTCCTGGTGTTGTCAAGAATTTGCTGCGCCACGGAGTGCCATTCTAGCCACCCTGCAGAACGCGACCTAACCGTCCCGTTTCACCAGTTCACGCCCGCCTTGCGGACCCGTCGTCCAGGCGGCGGTGGACCACCGCCGCGGGGCCAGGGGTGAGTTTCGGTAAACGCTCACGCGTCAACGAACCGCGGGCTAATATCTGTCGTATGATTCAGAACACACCGTCCACGACAGGATCCGGGTCCGGGCCCCCGATGATCCGGATGGTCGACGTGCAGAAGTATTTCGACGACTTCCAGGCGCTGAGGGACATCACCCTGGAGATTCCCCGGGGCCAGGTCGTCGTCGTCCTCGGCCCCTCCGGCTCCGGCAAATCGACCCTGTGCCGCACCATCAACCGGCTGGAGACGGTCGAGTCCGGCACCATCGAGATCGACGGGAAGACGCTGCCCGAGGAAGGCCGTCCGCTGGCGAAGCTGCGCGCCGACGTCGGGATGGTCTTCCAGCAGTTCAACCTCTTCCCCCACCTGACGATCCGGGACAACGTCACGCTCGGGCCGGTCAAGGTGCGCCGGATGAAGAAGAAGGACGCCGACGAGCGGGCCATGGCTCTGCTCGAACGGGTGGGCATCGCCAACCAGGCGGACAAGTACCCGGCCCAGCTCTCCGGCGGGCAGCAACAGCGCGTGGCGATCGCCCGCGCCCTGGCCATGGATCCGAAGATCATGCTCTTCGATGAGCCGACCTCGGCGCTCGACCCTGAAATGGTCAACGAGGTCCTCGACGTCATGGCAGGTCTGGCCCAGGAGGGCATGACCATGGTCGTGGTCAGTCACGAGATGGGCTTCGCCCGTCGGGTGGCCGACCGGATCCTGTTCATGTCCGACGGCGCGATCGTCGAGGACTCCACCCCCGACACCTTTTTCACCGACCCGAAGACGGACCGGGCGAAGGACTTCCTCGGCAAGATCCTCTCGCATTAGTTCCCACCGGCCCCCA contains the following coding sequences:
- the gluA gene encoding glutamate ABC transporter ATP-binding protein GluA produces the protein MIRMVDVQKYFDDFQALRDITLEIPRGQVVVVLGPSGSGKSTLCRTINRLETVESGTIEIDGKTLPEEGRPLAKLRADVGMVFQQFNLFPHLTIRDNVTLGPVKVRRMKKKDADERAMALLERVGIANQADKYPAQLSGGQQQRVAIARALAMDPKIMLFDEPTSALDPEMVNEVLDVMAGLAQEGMTMVVVSHEMGFARRVADRILFMSDGAIVEDSTPDTFFTDPKTDRAKDFLGKILSH
- the miaB gene encoding tRNA (N6-isopentenyl adenosine(37)-C2)-methylthiotransferase MiaB, coding for MAQQILDNTRTNPDEGPRTYEVRTFGCQMNVHDSERLSGLLEEAGYISAESAGEGVEPDLVVFNTCAVRENADMKLYGTLGNLKHTKDNHPGMQIAVGGCLAQKDRDTVLAKAPWVDAVFGTHNIGSLPALLERARHNDEAQVEIVESLEQFPSVLPAKRESAYAGWVSISVGCNNTCTFCIVPSLRGKEIDRRPGDILAEVQALVDQGVSEVTLLGQNVNAYGVNFADPDIERDRSAFSKLLRACGEIEGLERLRFTSPHPAEFTSDVIDAMAETPNICPQLHMPLQSGSDKVLKEMRRSYRSKKFLAILDEVRAKLPHASITTDLIVGFPGETEEDFQATLDVVERARFASAFTFQYSPRPGTPAAGYAEQVPKEVVQERFERLIALQERVSAEENGKLVGTEVELLVQAGGGRKNGKTNRMTGRARDGRLVHFTPEGELDGEIRPGDVVTATVTDSAPHFLIADAGVLTHRRTRAGDMSAAGRVPTTAPIGVGLGLPTIGAPASTPQPESACGVH
- a CDS encoding DUF349 domain-containing protein, whose amino-acid sequence is MTTPSTPSPNPGSMPKSGPRPTPGTMPKPGPRPGAQTGSRPTPSPVPKTVPVPSPPKNNPAEWGRVAEDGTVFVRTADGEREIGSWQAGTPAEGLAHYGARFDDLATEVELLESRLTAHPDDAASIKETARGLRETLPTAAVIGDLGALDRRLGTIMEHSDVAGEQAKADKARRRTEAIAAKEKLAAEAEDIAENSTEWKVAGDRLRAILDEWKTIRGIDRRTDDALWKRYSRARDSFHRRRGSHFAELDRGRAAARRKKEELVERARGLQNSTEWNETARAYRDLMTEWKAAGRAPRDVDDKLWEAFRAAQDHFFTARNAVNAERDKEFTANAEAKDALIAEYDPQIDPAKDLDVARAKLRELQEKWDEIGYVPRGRVSEYEARIGALEKRVSEAEESQWRRTDPEAQARAAQFTAKVDEFTAQADAAAAKGNTKKAEQLRAQAAQWREWAETAVNAVEDR